The Acidianus infernus genome window below encodes:
- a CDS encoding V-type ATP synthase subunit K (produces ATP from ADP in the presence of a proton gradient across the membrane; the K subunit is a nonenzymatic component which binds the dimeric form by interacting with the G and E subunits) — MKSVILLLSLFLGMITAIPVGAQVGYSSPQGFEGVNIGAGLAIGLAAIGAGVAVGMAAAAGIGVLTERRDMFGTVLIFVAIGEGIVVYGLVFAVLMLFAHV; from the coding sequence ATGAAGTCTGTAATTCTATTACTTTCTCTATTTTTAGGAATGATAACTGCAATCCCAGTAGGTGCACAAGTAGGTTATAGTAGTCCTCAAGGATTTGAAGGAGTAAACATTGGAGCTGGATTAGCTATAGGCTTAGCAGCAATTGGTGCAGGTGTTGCAGTAGGTATGGCAGCAGCTGCAGGTATAGGTGTTCTAACAGAAAGAAGAGATATGTTCGGTACTGTACTAATATTCGTTGCAATCGGTGAAGGAATAGTAGTATATGGATTAGTGTTTGCAGTATTAATGTTGTTCGCACACGTGTAA
- the proS gene encoding proline--tRNA ligase, with translation MQIPKEKWKNNFSEWFDNVIFQAEIYDYGRYPIKGMGVWMPYGFKIRQNVINIIRKFLDETGHEEVLFPLLIPEYLLRKESEHIKGFEGEVYWVTKGGEEDLDIRLALRPTSEVAITYMESLWIKSYKELPKKYYQIVSIFRYETKATRPMIRLREVTTFKEAHTLHVSYEDAERQVKEAIEIYKKIFDTLGIPYILSERPEWDRFAGAEHTYAFDTLMPDGRALQIGTVHHLGQHFTKALDYKIQKADGSLDYPYQTSYGISDRVIAVSIAVNGDDHGPVLNPIIAPIKVVIIPIPAKTDEDNKKVENYCKEIQEKLSLAGISTVIDSDKEKTPGEKFYYWEMKGVPLRIEIGLREVNNETVTIKRRDTLEAKIIKKDELIKTVNELLSSLSEDLKKKAWDFFNSRIFYTNDVNEAKKILENRGGIIEVPWCGDNSCGLKIEEELNARVLGYPIDAKKTSDPCIICKKPSTNVLRVAKTY, from the coding sequence ATGCAAATTCCTAAAGAAAAATGGAAGAATAATTTCAGTGAATGGTTTGATAATGTAATTTTTCAAGCAGAAATATATGATTATGGAAGGTACCCAATAAAAGGAATGGGCGTATGGATGCCTTATGGCTTTAAGATAAGACAGAATGTTATTAATATTATAAGGAAGTTTTTGGATGAGACCGGACATGAGGAAGTCCTATTCCCATTGTTAATTCCAGAATATTTACTCAGAAAAGAAAGTGAGCATATTAAAGGTTTTGAAGGTGAAGTTTACTGGGTTACTAAAGGCGGAGAAGAAGATTTGGATATTAGACTAGCTTTGAGACCAACTTCAGAGGTTGCAATAACTTATATGGAATCATTGTGGATAAAGAGCTATAAAGAATTACCAAAGAAATATTATCAGATAGTAAGCATTTTTAGATACGAAACTAAGGCTACGAGGCCAATGATAAGGCTAAGGGAAGTTACGACTTTTAAAGAAGCCCATACGCTACATGTTAGCTATGAAGATGCAGAAAGACAAGTTAAAGAGGCAATAGAAATTTATAAGAAAATATTCGATACGCTTGGAATACCTTATATTCTTTCAGAAAGACCAGAGTGGGATAGATTTGCTGGAGCAGAACACACTTACGCTTTTGATACGTTAATGCCAGATGGTAGAGCATTACAAATAGGTACTGTTCATCATTTAGGACAACATTTTACTAAAGCTTTAGATTATAAAATACAAAAAGCTGACGGCTCTCTAGATTATCCTTACCAGACAAGTTATGGAATTTCAGATAGAGTAATAGCAGTATCTATAGCAGTAAACGGTGATGATCATGGACCAGTACTTAATCCAATAATAGCCCCAATTAAAGTTGTTATAATTCCAATACCTGCAAAGACAGATGAAGATAATAAAAAAGTAGAGAATTATTGTAAGGAAATTCAAGAAAAACTATCTTTAGCAGGAATTTCTACCGTTATTGATTCAGATAAAGAGAAGACACCTGGAGAAAAGTTCTACTACTGGGAAATGAAAGGCGTTCCTTTAAGGATAGAGATTGGATTAAGAGAAGTAAATAATGAGACTGTTACCATAAAGAGGAGAGATACTTTAGAGGCTAAAATTATAAAGAAGGATGAGTTAATAAAAACTGTTAACGAGCTTCTTTCTTCTCTCTCAGAAGATCTGAAAAAGAAAGCTTGGGATTTCTTTAATTCCAGAATTTTCTATACTAATGATGTCAACGAGGCTAAAAAAATACTTGAAAACAGAGGAGGGATAATAGAAGTTCCATGGTGCGGCGATAATTCGTGCGGGTTAAAGATAGAAGAAGAGCTTAATGCTAGAGTGTTAGGATATCCTATAGATGCTAAAAAGACTAGTGATCCTTGTATTATATGCAAAAAACCTTCAACTAATGTTTTAAGAGTAGCAAAAACTTATTAG
- a CDS encoding 30S ribosomal protein S26e: protein MPKKRENRGRRKGDKGHVGYVTCDNCGARVPEDKAICVTRMYSPVDAALASELEKKGAIIPKYPVRKCYCINCAIHFGIVKIRAEEERKTKPTTYF, encoded by the coding sequence TTGCCAAAGAAGAGAGAGAATAGAGGTAGAAGAAAAGGCGATAAAGGCCACGTTGGCTACGTAACATGTGATAACTGTGGAGCGAGAGTACCAGAGGATAAGGCTATATGTGTTACTAGAATGTATAGCCCAGTTGATGCTGCATTAGCTAGCGAACTGGAGAAAAAAGGTGCTATAATTCCAAAATATCCAGTAAGGAAATGCTACTGTATTAACTGTGCAATACACTTTGGAATAGTTAAGATAAGGGCAGAGGAAGAAAGGAAAACAAAGCCTACTACTTACTTCTAA
- the pdxS gene encoding pyridoxal 5'-phosphate synthase lyase subunit PdxS: MRLYELSFNEIEEFFYKLAEVRDIIKDSGLMSFLPEKELPEIATGTARVKHAFPIFQKGGVIMDVTNVEQAGIAEDAGATSVMVLDKLPYDVRKSGGVARMADPKIIEEVMNSITIPVMAKVRIGHYYEAKLLEALGVDTIDESEVLTPADEEHHINKWEFKVPFVNGARNLGEALRRISEGASMIRTKGEAGTGNVSEAVKHMKIINAEIGALVGMSEEDRVKKAREYQVPYQLVELTAKIKRLPVVNFAAGGIATPADAALMMWLGGDGVFVGSGIFKSQDPAERARAIVLAVAGWEYPEVVLEAQKMISEQKSMMGIDIKSLKPEELLQVRGQ, translated from the coding sequence ATGAGACTCTACGAACTTTCGTTTAATGAGATTGAGGAATTCTTCTATAAGCTGGCTGAAGTAAGAGATATAATAAAAGATTCAGGATTAATGTCATTTTTACCTGAGAAGGAATTGCCAGAAATTGCTACTGGTACTGCTAGAGTAAAGCATGCTTTCCCAATATTTCAAAAAGGTGGAGTAATAATGGATGTTACTAACGTTGAACAAGCAGGAATTGCGGAAGATGCAGGTGCTACTTCTGTCATGGTTTTAGACAAATTGCCTTATGACGTCAGAAAATCTGGTGGAGTAGCTAGAATGGCAGATCCAAAAATTATAGAGGAAGTAATGAATTCTATAACAATTCCAGTAATGGCTAAAGTTAGAATAGGCCATTATTATGAAGCTAAACTTCTTGAGGCTTTAGGCGTCGATACAATAGATGAAAGTGAAGTATTAACACCAGCTGACGAGGAACATCATATTAATAAATGGGAATTTAAGGTTCCATTTGTAAACGGTGCTAGGAATTTAGGCGAGGCGTTAAGGAGGATAAGCGAAGGAGCTTCAATGATAAGAACTAAAGGTGAAGCAGGAACAGGAAATGTTAGTGAAGCTGTAAAGCACATGAAAATAATTAATGCGGAAATTGGTGCGTTAGTTGGAATGAGTGAGGAAGATAGAGTTAAGAAAGCTAGGGAATATCAAGTTCCTTACCAGTTAGTGGAACTAACCGCAAAAATAAAGAGACTTCCAGTAGTTAATTTTGCTGCAGGAGGTATTGCAACTCCAGCCGATGCAGCATTAATGATGTGGTTAGGTGGTGATGGAGTATTTGTAGGATCGGGAATATTTAAGAGTCAAGATCCAGCAGAGAGAGCAAGAGCTATAGTATTGGCAGTAGCTGGTTGGGAATATCCCGAAGTAGTCCTTGAAGCGCAAAAGATGATAAGTGAACAGAAATCGATGATGGGAATTGATATAAAATCGTTAAAACCCGAGGAATTACTTCAGGTGAGGGGACAATGA
- the pdxT gene encoding pyridoxal 5'-phosphate synthase glutaminase subunit PdxT, whose protein sequence is MKIGVLAYQGSFEEHALQTKRALDKLKIDGEVIAVKRVNDLDVDGVIIPGGESTTIGIVAQRMGLLEPLKEKIMEGLPVLGTCAGAIMLAKDVSDAKVGKKSQPLIGVMDISVIRNYYGRQRESFEANVDLRSIGGGIEKVVFIRAPAIVKVFGNAKSLSQFKDVHVMVQENNLLATTFHPELSGTTIVHEYFISMIKK, encoded by the coding sequence ATGAAAATAGGAGTTTTAGCATACCAAGGTAGTTTCGAGGAGCATGCACTCCAAACTAAGCGGGCATTGGACAAGTTAAAAATAGATGGTGAAGTTATTGCAGTTAAGCGAGTTAACGATCTTGATGTTGATGGAGTTATTATTCCTGGAGGAGAAAGTACTACTATAGGTATTGTAGCCCAAAGGATGGGACTTTTAGAGCCATTAAAGGAAAAAATTATGGAAGGATTACCTGTTTTAGGCACATGTGCTGGTGCAATAATGTTAGCCAAAGATGTTAGTGATGCCAAGGTTGGTAAAAAATCTCAGCCATTAATTGGCGTAATGGACATCTCTGTGATAAGAAATTATTATGGTAGGCAAAGGGAGAGTTTTGAGGCTAATGTAGATTTAAGGAGTATTGGAGGAGGAATAGAGAAAGTAGTATTCATAAGAGCTCCAGCAATAGTTAAGGTTTTTGGTAATGCTAAATCTTTATCCCAGTTTAAGGATGTTCATGTTATGGTGCAGGAAAACAACTTATTAGCAACTACCTTCCACCCTGAGCTATCAGGAACTACGATTGTCCATGAATACTTCATTTCAATGATTAAGAAATAG